A genomic window from Blastococcus saxobsidens DD2 includes:
- a CDS encoding ABC transporter ATP-binding protein, which produces MASIEMRNIVKQYGDGFPAVNDVSLDIADGEFMILVGPSGCGKSTLLRMIVGLEDITGGDMVIGGNRVNDKAPRDRNLSMVFQNYALYPHMSVFENIAFPLRLSKTPDDEVRRRVTEAADVLELQEHLDRKPANLSGGQRQRVAMGRAIVRQAEAFLFDEPLSNLDAKLRGQMRTEISRLQRRLGITTVYVTHDQTEAMTLGDRVCVLRKGVIQQVASPRELYDQPVNLFVAGFIGSPPMNFLPATVEGRRLQTPFGTMELDDRRAAAVSGRDLLLVGIRPEYFEDASLVDEAKRPHGTTFRARVDVTEWLGDQQYAYIPYDAPEEVQNQLRELSRELDSEALRTQAIVSIDSTSRIREGRDAEFWMDSRKAHVFDPSTGENLTRDAEAGAELTRLAEEDRQEQVEEARSRGESISGDRRGADVA; this is translated from the coding sequence ATGGCTTCCATCGAGATGCGCAACATCGTCAAGCAGTACGGCGACGGGTTCCCGGCGGTGAACGACGTCAGCCTCGACATCGCCGACGGGGAGTTCATGATCCTCGTCGGCCCGTCCGGGTGCGGGAAGTCGACGCTGCTGCGGATGATCGTCGGGCTGGAGGACATCACCGGCGGGGACATGGTCATCGGCGGCAACCGGGTCAACGACAAGGCGCCCCGCGATCGCAACCTGTCGATGGTCTTCCAGAACTATGCGCTGTACCCGCACATGAGCGTCTTCGAGAACATCGCCTTCCCGCTGCGCCTGTCCAAGACGCCGGACGACGAGGTGCGCCGCCGGGTCACGGAGGCCGCCGACGTGCTGGAGCTCCAGGAGCACCTCGACCGCAAGCCGGCCAATCTCTCCGGAGGTCAGCGGCAACGGGTGGCGATGGGGCGGGCGATCGTCCGCCAGGCCGAGGCCTTCCTCTTCGACGAGCCGCTGTCCAACCTCGACGCGAAGCTCCGCGGTCAGATGCGCACCGAGATCTCCCGGCTGCAGCGCCGCCTCGGCATCACCACCGTCTACGTCACCCACGACCAGACCGAGGCCATGACCCTCGGCGACCGGGTGTGCGTCCTGCGCAAGGGGGTCATCCAGCAGGTCGCCTCGCCGCGCGAGCTCTACGACCAGCCGGTCAACCTCTTCGTCGCAGGCTTCATCGGCTCGCCGCCGATGAACTTCCTGCCGGCCACGGTCGAGGGCCGACGGCTCCAGACGCCCTTCGGCACCATGGAGCTGGACGACAGGCGGGCCGCGGCCGTCTCCGGCCGTGACCTCCTGCTGGTCGGCATCCGGCCCGAGTACTTCGAGGACGCCTCTCTGGTCGACGAAGCCAAGCGGCCGCACGGCACGACCTTCCGTGCCCGGGTCGACGTCACCGAGTGGCTCGGTGACCAGCAGTACGCCTACATCCCGTACGACGCGCCGGAGGAGGTGCAGAACCAGCTGCGCGAACTTTCCCGCGAGCTGGACTCCGAGGCGCTGCGCACCCAGGCGATCGTCTCCATCGACTCGACCAGCCGGATCCGTGAAGGCCGGGACGCCGAGTTCTGGATGGACAGCCGGAAGGCGCACGTGTTCGACCCGAGCACCGGCGAGAACCTCACCCGGGACGCCGAGGCCGGCGCCGAGCTCACCCGGCTGGCCGAGGAGGACCGGCAGGAGCAGGTCGAAGAGGCGCGGTCCCGCGGCGAGAGCATCAGCGGCGACCGGCGGGGCGCCGACGTCGCGTAG
- a CDS encoding extracellular solute-binding protein, with protein MLASGLAACGGGGSDVPVLNWYTNPDSGGQAEIAARCTDAADGQYRIATSVLPRESSAQREQLIRRLAANDSSIDIMSLDPPYIPEFAEAGFLAPVPEDVAERVTEDTVESAIEGSTWDGELVAVPFWANTQLLWYRESVVEAAGLDMSEPVTWEQLVEVSQEQDVRMGAQGIRAEALTVWLNALIESAGGSIIQENAEDPADIELGLATDAATRAAEIMHTVAESGQVSPAFSTTGEGENAVAFESEDAGFMVNWPFVWPQALAGVEAGTLDPSVPEDYGWTIYPRVNEDEPAAPPYGGINLGIGAFSEYPEFAYEAAECIVSDENQAYYFITNGNPASSTTVYDDPEVLELFPMAPAIRESLEMAAPRPQTPYYNEVSVGIQRTYHPVTSVEPGATGEVAAALINAVLRGEQLL; from the coding sequence ATGCTGGCATCCGGCCTCGCGGCCTGCGGCGGCGGCGGGAGTGACGTCCCGGTGCTCAACTGGTACACCAACCCGGACTCCGGCGGGCAGGCGGAGATCGCTGCCCGGTGCACCGATGCGGCTGACGGCCAGTACCGGATCGCGACGTCGGTACTGCCGCGGGAATCCTCCGCACAGCGCGAGCAGCTGATCCGCCGCCTGGCTGCAAACGACTCCTCGATCGACATCATGAGCCTGGATCCGCCGTACATCCCCGAGTTCGCCGAGGCCGGCTTCCTCGCCCCGGTGCCTGAGGACGTGGCCGAGCGGGTCACCGAGGACACCGTCGAGAGCGCAATCGAGGGTTCGACCTGGGACGGTGAGCTGGTCGCCGTCCCGTTCTGGGCCAACACCCAGCTGCTCTGGTACCGCGAATCCGTGGTCGAGGCCGCGGGACTGGACATGAGCGAGCCGGTGACCTGGGAACAGCTGGTCGAGGTCTCCCAGGAGCAGGACGTGCGGATGGGCGCTCAGGGCATCCGGGCAGAGGCGCTCACCGTGTGGCTGAACGCGCTCATCGAGTCGGCCGGCGGCTCGATCATCCAGGAGAACGCCGAGGACCCGGCCGACATCGAGCTCGGTCTGGCCACCGACGCGGCCACGCGGGCTGCCGAGATCATGCACACCGTCGCCGAGAGCGGGCAGGTCTCGCCCGCCTTCTCGACCACCGGCGAGGGCGAGAACGCCGTCGCCTTCGAGAGCGAGGACGCCGGCTTCATGGTCAACTGGCCCTTCGTGTGGCCGCAGGCCCTGGCCGGGGTCGAGGCCGGCACGCTCGACCCATCAGTCCCCGAGGACTACGGGTGGACCATCTACCCGCGGGTGAACGAGGACGAGCCGGCGGCGCCCCCCTACGGCGGGATCAACCTCGGCATCGGGGCCTTCAGCGAGTACCCCGAGTTCGCCTACGAGGCGGCCGAGTGCATCGTCAGCGACGAGAACCAGGCCTACTACTTCATCACCAACGGCAACCCGGCGTCGTCGACCACGGTCTACGACGACCCCGAGGTGCTGGAGCTGTTCCCGATGGCCCCGGCAATCCGGGAGTCGTTGGAGATGGCCGCTCCGCGCCCGCAGACGCCGTACTACAACGAGGTGTCGGTGGGGATCCAGCGCACCTACCACCCGGTGACCTCGGTGGAGCCCGGAGCCACCGGTGAGGTGGCTGCGGCACTGATCAATGCCGTCCTGCGAGGGGAGCAACTGCTGTGA
- a CDS encoding glycoside hydrolase family 13 protein, which translates to MTSSEPASTGAVDGVRAPWWRSAVIYEVYLRSFADTDGDGTGDLRGLRSRLPYLAELGVDAVWITPWYPSPLADGGYDVSDYRDIDPRYGTLADADALVADAHALGLRIVIDLVANHTSAEHPWFTAALAAHPGSPERERYFFRDGRDGGDSPPNDWISAFGGRAWTRVTESDGGPGQWYLHTFAPEQPDLDWENPEVQDDFDEVLRFWFERGVDGVRIDAAPAMAKKAGLPDAGHAPDALFESARWVDSPHWDVEGVHEILRRWRRLADGYDGHRLIVTESVVNGPERLARYVRPDEAHTTFNFDYLHAPWHGPTLRSVIDATLTSLAPHGAPATWVLSSHDETRPVTRFGRAETGIALMGTGSTGQPSDLALGLRRSRAALLLTLALPGGAYLYQGEELGLPEVEDLPEDVLQDPTWQRSGRTVRGRDGCRVPMPWSGAHPPFGFTAPGVAPWLPQPRGWATLTAEAQRADPGSMLSLCRTALHLRRIRPELHDAPLTWVAEFRDRPEVLAFDRGPALRCLVNLSPEPVALEDHGRVLLASGPDDGSLAADTAVWLDRT; encoded by the coding sequence GTGACTTCCAGCGAGCCGGCATCGACGGGCGCGGTCGACGGTGTGCGAGCCCCGTGGTGGCGCTCGGCCGTGATCTACGAGGTGTACCTGCGCAGCTTCGCCGACACGGACGGCGACGGCACCGGTGACCTCCGCGGCCTGCGCTCCCGATTGCCCTACCTCGCCGAGCTCGGCGTCGACGCGGTCTGGATCACTCCCTGGTACCCGTCACCGCTGGCCGACGGCGGCTATGACGTCAGCGACTACCGCGACATCGATCCCCGCTACGGCACCCTGGCCGACGCCGACGCCCTCGTCGCCGACGCGCACGCGCTGGGCCTGCGCATCGTGATCGACCTGGTTGCCAACCACACCTCGGCGGAGCACCCGTGGTTCACGGCGGCGCTGGCCGCGCACCCTGGTTCGCCCGAGCGGGAGCGGTACTTCTTCCGCGACGGCCGGGACGGTGGCGACTCGCCGCCCAACGACTGGATCAGCGCCTTCGGCGGACGGGCCTGGACCCGGGTGACCGAATCCGACGGCGGTCCCGGGCAGTGGTACCTGCACACGTTCGCGCCGGAGCAGCCCGACCTGGACTGGGAGAACCCGGAGGTCCAGGACGACTTCGACGAGGTCCTGCGGTTCTGGTTCGAGCGCGGCGTGGACGGCGTCCGGATCGACGCGGCACCGGCGATGGCGAAGAAGGCCGGCCTGCCCGACGCCGGCCACGCACCGGACGCGCTCTTCGAGTCGGCCCGGTGGGTCGACAGTCCGCACTGGGACGTCGAGGGCGTGCACGAGATCCTCCGCCGCTGGCGCCGGCTCGCCGACGGCTACGACGGTCACCGGCTGATCGTCACCGAGTCGGTCGTCAACGGTCCCGAGCGGCTGGCCCGCTACGTGCGCCCGGACGAGGCGCACACCACGTTCAACTTCGACTACCTGCACGCCCCCTGGCACGGCCCGACCCTGCGGTCGGTGATCGACGCCACGCTGACCTCGCTGGCGCCGCACGGGGCGCCGGCCACCTGGGTGTTGTCCAGCCACGACGAGACCCGGCCCGTGACCCGCTTCGGCCGGGCCGAGACGGGCATCGCGCTGATGGGCACCGGCTCGACGGGCCAGCCCTCCGACCTCGCGCTGGGGCTGCGCCGGTCGCGGGCTGCCCTGCTGCTCACCCTCGCGTTGCCCGGTGGCGCGTACCTGTACCAGGGGGAGGAGCTGGGACTGCCTGAGGTGGAGGACCTGCCCGAGGACGTCCTCCAGGACCCCACCTGGCAACGGTCCGGACGCACCGTCCGGGGCCGGGACGGCTGCCGGGTACCCATGCCCTGGTCCGGCGCCCACCCGCCGTTCGGGTTCACCGCTCCCGGCGTCGCGCCCTGGCTGCCGCAACCGCGCGGCTGGGCCACCCTCACCGCCGAGGCGCAACGGGCGGACCCAGGCTCGATGCTGTCGCTGTGCCGCACGGCGCTGCACCTCAGGCGGATCCGGCCGGAACTGCACGACGCGCCGCTCACCTGGGTGGCGGAGTTCCGTGACCGGCCGGAGGTGCTGGCGTTCGACCGCGGCCCGGCGCTGCGGTGCCTGGTCAACCTCTCGCCCGAGCCGGTCGCCCTCGAGGACCACGGCCGCGTCCTGCTCGCCAGCGGACCGGACGACGGTTCGTTGGCAGCCGACACCGCCGTCTGGCTCGACCGTACGTGA
- a CDS encoding carbohydrate ABC transporter permease — protein sequence MSRREKTWWIVGGIAIIIYALFPIAWIVSLSFKGPSDIANGQFLPTQLTWENYSLILTGAASDLFLPALRNSFGIVLIATAIASVLSMFAAYAIARLDFRGKKLILGTALAVAIFPVISIVTPLFNVWRNIGLYDTWPGLIIPYLSLTLPISIWTMSAFFREIPWEMEQAAQVDGATTWQAFRRVIVPLAAPGVFTTAIIAFFIAWNDFVYGISLTSTSAARPVPAALGLFSGASQFVDPTGSIAAAAVIVTIPVIVLVLIFQRRIVAGLTNGAVKG from the coding sequence ATGTCGCGCAGGGAGAAGACCTGGTGGATCGTCGGGGGCATCGCAATCATCATCTACGCGCTGTTCCCGATCGCGTGGATCGTCTCGCTGTCGTTCAAGGGCCCGTCGGACATCGCCAACGGTCAGTTCCTGCCCACCCAGTTGACCTGGGAGAACTACAGCCTGATCCTCACCGGTGCCGCCAGCGACCTGTTCCTGCCGGCGCTGCGCAACTCGTTCGGCATCGTCCTCATCGCCACGGCGATCGCGTCGGTGCTGTCGATGTTCGCGGCCTACGCGATCGCGCGGCTGGACTTCCGCGGCAAGAAGCTCATCCTCGGCACCGCGCTGGCCGTCGCGATCTTCCCGGTCATCTCCATCGTCACGCCGCTGTTCAACGTGTGGCGCAACATCGGCCTGTACGACACCTGGCCAGGCCTGATCATCCCGTACCTGTCGCTGACGCTGCCCATCTCGATCTGGACGATGTCGGCGTTCTTCCGCGAGATCCCCTGGGAGATGGAGCAGGCGGCCCAGGTCGACGGGGCGACCACCTGGCAGGCGTTCCGCCGGGTGATCGTGCCACTGGCCGCGCCGGGTGTGTTCACCACGGCGATCATCGCCTTCTTCATCGCGTGGAACGACTTCGTCTACGGGATCTCACTGACCTCGACGAGCGCGGCCCGGCCGGTACCTGCCGCGCTGGGGCTGTTCTCCGGAGCATCGCAGTTCGTGGACCCGACCGGCAGCATCGCTGCGGCCGCAGTGATCGTGACCATCCCCGTCATCGTGCTGGTACTGATCTTCCAACGCCGCATCGTCGCCGGTCTGACCAACGGCGCCGTCAAGGGCTGA
- a CDS encoding carbohydrate ABC transporter permease, whose translation MSTTTLPPGQKQQPVSAPPRQVSDRSRSERRLAWMLAGPAFVVMLAVTAYPILQAVYESLFSYRLTDPANREFIGLDNYWVVLTDPLWWQAIGVTVFITVVTVAVELVLGFALALVMAKALRGLRPILRAAILIPYAVITVVSAFAWAFAFDLTTGFVNNWFAWLPGISADTDWFGGTWSSLLVICLAEIWKTTPFISLLLLAGLAQVPEVLQEAAKVDGATWWQRMTRVTIPNMKAAIMVALLFRTLDAFRVFDSIFVMTGGANGTESVSFLAYRQTIARLEIGLGSAVSVLLFLAVVLIAFGFIKGFKVDLSQARGDK comes from the coding sequence GTGAGCACCACGACGCTGCCCCCCGGGCAGAAACAGCAACCCGTCTCGGCCCCCCCGAGGCAGGTCAGCGACCGCTCCCGCAGTGAACGGCGGCTGGCCTGGATGCTCGCGGGACCCGCCTTCGTGGTGATGCTCGCCGTCACCGCCTACCCGATCCTGCAAGCCGTCTACGAGTCGCTGTTCTCCTACCGGCTCACCGATCCGGCCAACCGGGAGTTCATCGGGCTGGACAACTACTGGGTCGTCCTCACCGATCCGCTGTGGTGGCAGGCGATCGGCGTCACCGTCTTCATCACCGTCGTCACGGTGGCCGTCGAGCTGGTCCTCGGCTTCGCCCTGGCCCTGGTCATGGCCAAGGCCCTACGAGGGCTCCGCCCGATCCTCCGCGCGGCCATCCTCATCCCCTACGCGGTCATCACCGTCGTCTCGGCCTTCGCCTGGGCCTTCGCCTTCGACCTCACCACTGGGTTCGTCAACAACTGGTTCGCCTGGCTCCCCGGGATCTCGGCGGACACGGACTGGTTCGGCGGCACGTGGTCGTCGCTGCTGGTGATCTGCCTGGCAGAGATCTGGAAGACGACGCCCTTCATCTCGTTGCTCCTGCTCGCCGGGCTGGCGCAGGTGCCCGAGGTGCTGCAGGAGGCCGCCAAGGTCGACGGCGCGACGTGGTGGCAGCGGATGACACGGGTCACCATCCCCAACATGAAGGCGGCCATCATGGTCGCCCTGCTGTTCCGCACGCTCGACGCCTTCCGGGTCTTCGACAGCATCTTCGTCATGACGGGCGGGGCCAACGGCACCGAGTCGGTGTCGTTCCTGGCCTACCGGCAGACCATCGCCCGGCTCGAGATCGGACTCGGGTCTGCCGTGTCGGTGCTGCTGTTCCTCGCCGTGGTGCTCATCGCCTTCGGCTTCATCAAGGGGTTCAAGGTCGACCTGTCGCAGGCGAGAGGAGACAAGTGA
- the lspA gene encoding signal peptidase II: MATVVLLADLVTKLVAVAMIEPGEDIRVLGGALYLTNLRNTGAAFSFAEGFTVVFTLIAVAVAVVILRTARRLRSTGWAVALGLVLGGALGNLVDRIFRDPGFLRGGVVDFLSVFGPDGEVWPVFNVADSAIVCGGVLGAVMALRGIEFDGTRGDAEDRPDTA, translated from the coding sequence CTGGCCACCGTCGTCCTGCTCGCCGATCTGGTGACCAAGCTCGTCGCCGTCGCGATGATCGAGCCCGGCGAGGACATCCGGGTGCTCGGCGGCGCGCTGTACCTCACCAACCTGCGCAACACCGGCGCGGCGTTCTCCTTCGCCGAGGGCTTCACCGTGGTCTTCACGCTGATCGCGGTGGCGGTCGCCGTCGTCATCCTGCGCACCGCCCGACGGCTGCGGTCGACGGGCTGGGCGGTGGCCCTCGGGCTGGTGCTCGGCGGAGCACTGGGCAACCTGGTCGACCGGATCTTCCGCGACCCCGGCTTCCTGCGCGGCGGCGTCGTCGACTTCCTGTCGGTCTTCGGCCCCGACGGGGAGGTGTGGCCGGTGTTCAACGTCGCCGACTCCGCGATCGTCTGCGGCGGCGTCCTGGGCGCGGTGATGGCCCTGCGGGGCATCGAGTTCGACGGCACCCGGGGCGACGCGGAGGACCGGCCCGACACCGCCTGA
- a CDS encoding potassium/proton antiporter, giving the protein MNTTVTVALAVGAAVVLLAAVALRVADRLGLPSLLLYLAIGVVLGESGVGVEFDDYSLAQTLGVAALLVILAEGGLTTRWADVRRAAGPGLTLATLGVVLSIGVTAAVTVWLLGWSWGVALLVAAVISSTDAAAVFATLRRLPLPRRVAASLETESGLNDAPVILLVVVLSDVLTGGATGPWWIVPVEVVAQLAGGAALGLAVGFGGAELLRRVALPLSGFYPLATLALCVLAFAGASLAHTSGFVAVYLCGLVLGNATLPHRSASIGFADGMASLAQIGLFVMLGLLVSPARLPEAVGPALLVGGALLLLARPLSVVASLVWFRFPLRQQVFMSWAGLRGAVPIVVATFPLTAQVPGATIVFDTVFVLVVVFTLVQGWSLPWVARRLGIAAPVAPREIQVEAAPLEELDAELMQMTVPAGSRLHGVYLPELRLPEDAAVVLIVRDGRAFVPDETTRLMRGDQALLVSARASREEAERRLRAVSRAGRLASWRGEAGRPDETD; this is encoded by the coding sequence GTGAACACGACCGTCACCGTCGCCCTCGCCGTGGGGGCCGCCGTCGTCCTGCTGGCCGCGGTGGCCCTGCGGGTGGCCGACCGCCTGGGACTGCCCAGCCTCCTGCTGTACCTGGCGATCGGGGTGGTGCTGGGCGAGAGCGGCGTGGGCGTCGAGTTCGACGACTACTCGCTGGCCCAGACCCTGGGCGTGGCCGCCCTGCTGGTCATCCTCGCCGAGGGTGGCCTGACCACCCGGTGGGCCGACGTCCGGCGGGCGGCTGGTCCCGGGCTCACCCTGGCCACGCTCGGCGTCGTCCTCAGCATCGGCGTCACCGCGGCCGTGACCGTCTGGCTGCTGGGCTGGTCGTGGGGCGTGGCCCTGCTCGTGGCCGCGGTCATCAGCTCCACCGACGCCGCCGCGGTGTTCGCGACGCTGCGCCGGCTGCCCCTTCCCCGCCGGGTGGCCGCATCGCTGGAGACCGAGAGCGGGCTCAACGACGCGCCGGTCATCCTGCTGGTCGTCGTGCTCTCCGACGTCCTCACCGGCGGCGCGACCGGGCCCTGGTGGATCGTGCCGGTCGAGGTGGTGGCTCAGCTGGCCGGCGGGGCGGCGCTCGGGCTGGCCGTCGGCTTCGGCGGCGCGGAGCTGCTGCGGCGGGTGGCCCTCCCGCTGTCGGGCTTCTACCCGCTGGCCACCCTCGCGTTGTGCGTGCTGGCCTTCGCCGGCGCCTCGCTCGCGCACACCTCCGGCTTCGTCGCCGTCTACCTCTGCGGGCTCGTGCTCGGCAACGCCACGCTGCCGCACCGCTCGGCCAGCATCGGTTTCGCCGACGGCATGGCCTCGCTCGCCCAGATCGGGCTGTTCGTGATGCTGGGCCTGCTGGTCTCGCCCGCGCGGCTACCCGAGGCGGTCGGCCCGGCGCTGCTCGTGGGCGGTGCGCTGCTGCTGCTGGCGCGGCCGCTGTCGGTCGTGGCCAGCCTCGTCTGGTTCCGCTTCCCGTTGCGCCAGCAGGTGTTCATGTCCTGGGCCGGGTTGCGCGGCGCCGTCCCGATCGTCGTGGCCACCTTCCCGCTGACCGCCCAGGTGCCCGGCGCCACCATCGTCTTCGACACCGTGTTCGTGCTGGTCGTGGTGTTCACCCTCGTGCAGGGGTGGTCGCTGCCCTGGGTCGCCCGGCGGCTGGGCATCGCCGCGCCGGTGGCCCCCCGGGAGATCCAGGTGGAGGCGGCGCCGCTGGAGGAGCTGGACGCCGAGCTGATGCAGATGACCGTGCCGGCCGGCTCCCGGCTGCACGGCGTCTACCTGCCGGAGCTGCGGCTGCCCGAGGACGCCGCGGTGGTGCTGATCGTCCGGGACGGCCGGGCGTTCGTGCCCGACGAGACGACCCGCCTCATGCGCGGCGACCAGGCCCTGCTGGTCTCGGCGCGGGCCTCCCGCGAGGAGGCCGAGCGGCGGCTGCGCGCGGTCAGCCGCGCCGGCCGGCTGGCCAGCTGGCGCGGGGAGGCCGGTCGCCCGGACGAGACCGACTGA
- a CDS encoding DUF4032 domain-containing protein: MRYLFRPPATDATGLLSLPWHQPLEEWDDAHLLDVPQRGISRHVVRFVAVEGRVYALKEIAEPLARHEYALLAQFEAEGLPAVSVLGICIDRPDDQQAILVTRYLEYSMSYRWLFSGPQGERSADQLLDTMVVLLVRLHLAGIFWGDCSLSNTLFRLDAGTFAAYLVDAETVERYPSLTRGQRAYDVDLARERVGAELLDLRAGGLLPAGVDPFEVAEGLPRRYESLWEEVTREEVFRTDEQRYRIAERLQRLNQLGFDVGEVELITAEDGTRLRVETRVADPGHNRRELFRLTGLEVQERQAQRLLNDVRAYRAYLEQQAGRPVPESTAGHQWLAEVYQPVVDAIPPDLAGRLAPAEVFHEVLEHRWFLSERAGRDVGTTQAAQSYFTTELPKTPQELTTPSVIAGRK, encoded by the coding sequence ATGCGGTACCTCTTCCGTCCTCCGGCCACCGACGCGACGGGTCTGCTCAGCCTGCCCTGGCACCAGCCGCTGGAGGAGTGGGACGACGCGCACCTGCTCGACGTCCCGCAGCGCGGCATCTCCCGGCACGTCGTCCGCTTCGTGGCCGTCGAGGGCCGGGTGTACGCGCTGAAGGAGATCGCCGAGCCGCTGGCCCGGCACGAGTACGCGCTGCTGGCCCAGTTCGAGGCGGAGGGGCTGCCCGCGGTCTCCGTGCTCGGCATCTGCATCGACCGCCCGGACGACCAGCAGGCCATCCTGGTGACCCGCTACCTCGAGTACTCGATGTCCTACCGCTGGCTGTTCTCGGGGCCGCAGGGCGAGCGCTCGGCCGACCAGCTGCTCGACACGATGGTCGTCCTCCTGGTGCGGCTGCACCTGGCCGGCATCTTCTGGGGCGACTGCTCGCTGTCCAACACCCTGTTCCGGCTGGATGCGGGAACCTTCGCCGCCTACCTGGTCGACGCCGAGACCGTCGAGCGCTACCCCAGCCTGACCCGGGGCCAGCGGGCCTACGACGTCGACCTCGCCCGTGAACGGGTCGGCGCCGAGCTGCTCGACCTGCGGGCGGGCGGCCTGCTGCCGGCCGGGGTCGACCCGTTCGAGGTGGCCGAGGGCCTCCCGCGACGCTACGAGTCGCTGTGGGAGGAGGTGACCCGTGAGGAGGTGTTCCGCACCGACGAGCAGCGCTACCGCATAGCTGAGCGCCTGCAGCGGCTCAACCAGCTCGGCTTCGACGTCGGGGAGGTCGAGCTGATCACCGCCGAGGACGGCACCCGGCTGCGTGTGGAGACCCGGGTCGCCGACCCCGGGCACAACCGCCGGGAGCTGTTCCGCCTCACCGGCCTGGAGGTGCAGGAGCGCCAGGCGCAGCGGCTGCTCAACGACGTCCGCGCGTACCGCGCCTACCTGGAGCAGCAGGCCGGCCGGCCGGTGCCCGAGAGCACCGCCGGCCACCAGTGGCTGGCCGAGGTCTACCAGCCGGTCGTCGACGCGATCCCGCCGGACCTGGCCGGACGGCTGGCGCCGGCGGAGGTCTTCCACGAGGTGCTCGAGCACCGCTGGTTCCTGTCCGAGCGCGCCGGCCGGGACGTCGGGACGACGCAGGCCGCCCAGTCCTACTTCACCACCGAGCTGCCCAAGACGCCGCAGGAGCTCACCACGCCGTCGGTGATCGCCGGGCGGAAGTAG
- a CDS encoding RluA family pseudouridine synthase has product MVPVTSAPGLHRALPVPDGLEGQRVDQALSRLFGLSRTAAAEVADAGHVVVDGRVRGKGDRLTGGSWLEVELPPPPGEPAPPKPVQGMAVLHDDDDLVVVDKPVGVAAHPSPGWDGPTVIGGLAAAGYRISTSGAAERQGVVHRLDAATTGVMVVAKSERAYTALKAAFKERTVAKGYHALVQGHPDPSRGTIDAPIDRHPRHDWKFAVVSGGRPSITHYEVTEAFAAASLVDIRLETGRTHQIRVHFSALRHPCVGDTTYGADPTLAARLGVSRQWLHAVRLGLPHPADGRWVQFTSEYPPDLAGALGVLRAEA; this is encoded by the coding sequence ATGGTGCCCGTGACCAGCGCTCCCGGCCTGCACCGGGCCCTTCCGGTGCCCGACGGCCTGGAGGGGCAGCGGGTCGACCAGGCCCTCTCCCGGCTGTTCGGACTGAGCCGCACCGCCGCGGCCGAGGTGGCCGACGCCGGCCACGTCGTCGTGGACGGTCGGGTCCGCGGCAAGGGCGACCGGCTGACCGGCGGGAGCTGGCTGGAGGTCGAGCTGCCGCCCCCGCCCGGCGAGCCGGCCCCGCCGAAGCCGGTCCAGGGGATGGCGGTCCTGCACGACGACGACGACCTCGTGGTCGTCGACAAGCCGGTCGGCGTCGCCGCGCATCCGAGCCCCGGCTGGGACGGGCCCACGGTCATCGGTGGCCTGGCCGCGGCGGGCTACCGGATCTCGACCTCGGGCGCAGCCGAGCGGCAGGGCGTCGTGCACCGGCTGGACGCCGCCACCACCGGCGTCATGGTGGTGGCCAAGAGCGAGCGCGCGTACACGGCGCTCAAGGCCGCGTTCAAGGAGCGCACCGTCGCGAAGGGCTACCACGCCCTGGTGCAGGGCCATCCCGACCCGTCGCGCGGCACCATCGACGCACCGATCGACCGGCACCCCCGCCACGACTGGAAGTTCGCCGTGGTCAGCGGCGGTCGCCCGTCGATCACGCACTACGAGGTGACCGAGGCCTTCGCCGCAGCCAGCCTGGTCGACATCCGGCTGGAGACCGGCCGCACGCACCAGATCCGGGTGCACTTCTCGGCCCTGCGGCACCCGTGCGTGGGTGACACCACCTACGGCGCCGATCCCACGCTCGCCGCCCGGCTGGGCGTGTCCCGCCAGTGGCTGCACGCGGTGCGGCTGGGCCTCCCGCACCCGGCCGACGGCCGCTGGGTCCAGTTCACCAGCGAGTACCCGCCCGACCTCGCCGGCGCGCTGGGCGTGCTGCGCGCCGAGGCCTGA